tcagctactttctgtCAGAGGCAGTTAGCAACactgctgccaactctcacgcattaAGCATGATATGCACTCATCTCACccacttcacacacactcacgccaCACATCCAATGTCTCACGCTGAACCCCCCTGCTCTTGGAACGGAAGCAAAACAATCCATGTCAATCATTTGCTCCCAGTTTCACCTTTTTGCCCAATTTTGTATTTGTTGTTAGTGACGATATGAGTTACATgaccaagatggcggtggtgggaactgcTCATTTGGCTTCAAAAAAGCCCCACAGAAAGATGTTTGGTTTGTCCATCTTTTTATACAGTCACTGGTGGCTGGTGGTGGTGTTGAAATCTGTCAATAAACCAGAAAATACAACCATTTGAGGTAAAACTGGTAAAGGTTTATCAAATGACAATGGGCCGCTGTAGTTTTAAGCTAGCAGCAGCATACTGTTAGCTTAAATTGGCTGTTCCTTTGCTTAAGCTCTTTATCCCTAAACGGAGTCAAACCATTCTGGAAGTTCACGTGAGCGCAGTTTGGTCTTTCTTTTGTCAAATAACATGTCTGACATGTCTGCTTTGATGTCGGGTTGCTAGATTCCACGCAGGGCAGCGAGGAACTGAGCGAGCTGATGACCATTCAGAAGGAGCTCGATGAGCTGCTGGTGCTAAAGGAAGACTTGGACAGAAAAGGAAAAAGATTCGTAGATTTCTCAAACAATGGCAAGTTTCCCTGTTTGAGGTTTCGTATGTCCCCAAATCTGTCTTGAAATTTCAAAAGACTAAAAGGTGTTTTGGCCTCAGGTCAGAAAGAGCAAACGTCTTACAAAGGGAGCCCTCGTGGAGGGATCTACATGCTGCCTTTTTTCCAGCCAAACCAAGACGATGCACCTGCAGCACAGAGACCACCAGAAAGAATTGTACCATGTGTGTTCCACCTTTACTGATCAATGTTTGCCCAGTGATGCTTTAAATGTTAACCAGCCAGATTAAACTCCATTTGTTTCTTGTTGAAGCTGAGATTTTGGGTCGGAAACCAGAACTCACACAGTGTCCCTTCTGCGAGGAGGTGGTGGTCACAGAGATCCACAGCCAAAGAGGTGGTGCCATGTGGATCACGTGCTTTTTGTGCTTGATAATGGGGTGAGATTCAGAAAGCCCACTGATTTACGCCGACTTTCTGTGGTAATTCATTCACATCCGTTCTCCTCTCAACAGCTGTGTTGCAGGCTGCTGTTTGATCCCGTTCTGCATGAAGCGCCTCAGGAACATTCAACATGTGTGCCCTGAGTGTCACGCCAAcattcacacccacaagcctctcTAACAACTGGGTAACCACACTCATGAGGAAGACTTCCAGACTAGAAATTGGCATGGACTTCTCAAAAAGAGGATGGCCTGTGAACAGTATTCCTGCAGAACAGACTTCCATTTACTGCTTTTTTACTTCTCCTGGACTAAATAAAATTCCTCCTGATGGACTGAGCCAAAAATATCCACATTTTATACTTTGGTTATTGCTGGTGTAAATACTTCCTGGTTGTGAAAATAGGCTAATAATGCagtctttttctacttgtttcctgATGGAGATTATGTTTTGCCAGCTGAATATTTGCTTATGCAATCTCTCAGTGAAATTCCCTTAATCAAAACTACTGTGAGGTGGGGAAGGAGCACTTTCCTAGTACCTGGGGGTACTTTAAAATACTTCAGATCAATGTTTTCACCCCAGCATATTAagctgtttccctgcttcaacacaatcTGTTCAGCAGCACACCAAGCTCTATAGAAGCATTCCAATTATCACTGACTAAATCTAAatggttggagcagagaaacaactgaaacatgcTAGAGTGAATCCTGAAGATCAGGGCTGAAGCACACTGCTATTTCTAAAATCATTAAATTAAAAGTGCTCGTTGTTAGTGTTCataaagatttaataaacaagtCCAAATGACACCACTGAGAtctgtttaaaaaaaagtctaaatttaaaaccagtgtggtaaaaaaaaaaaacttaggtACTTGATCAGGAGATTTGGGAATTTGTTGATCCAGAGCATATAGAGCTCcgagagttgacgtcacttctcccggcatgcaacagttcaaatcgaaacggcgccatattggcaggtagaagccggcagctggactatttgttattgtcaaaaaactcaatcagacaggaaatatggtagattcctgttgtgccccaggatgcagaacagacacggacgacataaggaatgagccgtctacaggattccccaagatccggagcgccgcaaacgttggatcattgcagtaaaacgcgctagtgaccgggctaaaatgaagctgtgggatccagagagtaaaggttttcgcttatgcagcgaccacttcatatcaggtacttaaaccaacgtttcctcaactgtgtatggtatttattttaaatgcttttattacgattcttagtgggcttcctaaacttattttggcatggctttttctgtcttattactcacagcaacaagtaaacatcacgtagaacgttgcctcgtgagttctgcgtgctgccgtttacgtgttttatgatcacagcaattaaccggctaagctgtatttaatttttaagcaatggttgatcaattgtcagatcacacataaaaagcactttggattgctattatctgtctcaccgagtcagatctcagacagatcctgagacgctcctgcctgacatatttattttttatttacggaaaacaatcaaactagtgatttctcttggcgttcagtttatatattcaaacagcacagcactctatttaaactacttacgtgtaaatctgttatttgtccatccattttcatctgggtatccggagtcgggttgcgggagcagtagcgtcgagaggcccagacttccctctccccagccgcctgagccagctcctccgggggaatcccaaggggttccccggccaggtccagtaagaagtccgctccgacagcttctggtgtttttaaaaagtatcccaggggcacggtaagggtcggagatgtttagtctatttaatttctgactatataaaacaatttctttggttttaaagtgtgaagtaaactccgacgaagtaaaatccaagccgatcccgttcatggtcatgtttacgatccgtgtttgtttagcttcttttacctgccaatatggtgtctactaactgagagtcacgtggggcccggagctctatagaccaAAGACATCTACAGAAGGAAGCTGGAGAAAGCTGGGCAGATCAATGCCTGTGGTGCATGGAGAGGACTCGGGAACATCACAGGTCACAGTGGTACTAGTGAGTCTGCTGAAGGGGACCAGAACTGGGCTCCcagcaacaaacaaacacacacacacacacacacacacacacacacacacacacacacacacacacacacacacacacacacacacacacacacacacacacacacacacacctctcagtTACATCTGACCaggtgaagagagaactgaggTGGCTTAAGAGCAGAAAAGCAGCAGGTCCTGATGGGAACAGCCCCAGACTGCTCAAAGACTGTGCTGACCAGCGTTGTGAAGTGGCCGTGAAAATGTTCAGCCTAAGCCTTTGGTTGGAGCAGGTCCCCATTCTGTAGAAGACCACCTGAGTGGCCCCTGTTCCCAAAACATCACATCCTTTAGAACCAGACCACTACAGACCTGTCACCTTGACCTCCCACCTGATGAAGACTTTGGAGAGACTCATCCTCACCCATCCACATTGTGGTGAGCCCAGAAATAGACCCACTGCAATtttaatataaaccaaacatgGGGGTGAAGGATGCACTCAACTACCTGCAGCTCCGGGCACTGACTCGCCTCCAGACGCAACAAAGCACTTTGAGAATCAGTTATCCAACCATCTGTACTGCAGCCgaagatgaggggtgcaggagtggacAAACATATGACTTCATGGACCATCAACTCCGTCAACAACAGGCCACAGTATGTGAGGctgtacatctgaggtggttgtgtgcagtactggagctccacagggtgtGGTGCTCTCACACgttctcttcaccttctacaccctggacttcacctacaacacaaACAGCCATCATCTCCAGAAGTTCTCTAATGACTTGGCCATTGTCGGcagtgtgtctgaggggaatgaccaggAGTGCAGGTCAGTCGGTGTGAGTGTTACCACCTTTGCTTGACCGGtaaaacaaaggaaatggtgatcgACTTCCAGAGAAGCACTCCCCCTCACTCAccggtaaacatccagggagcagacattgaggtggtggataatTTTAAGAACCTGGGTGTTAACTTCAACAGCAAACCTaattggtccaacaacacagatgctctgtatatgAAGGGCCAAAgttgcctccacctcctgaggaggctgaggtccttcgcagttaattcccagctgctaaaatgcTTTTATCATTCTGTTGTTGGCTccgtatccactctgctgtggtctgttggggtgcaggcagctctgactgagataggaagagactgaacaagctagtttaaAAAGCTAGCTTGGTTGGGCTGCCCACTGGAATTCAGTTGAGGAGacttgtgaaaggaggatgctggtgaaGATGACCCCCATCTTagaaaacccctcccacccactgcattccactgtggagacagaTGGACAGTTCCTTAAGAggaagactgagacatcccagatgtaaaacagaacgccacCATAggccattcatcccctctgcagtagagtgtataactcctgaaCCTTTAACTGGttttggcattatcctgttacacaataacatcaatgcagtaCTCTGTATgttttcaatacttgtgcaataccggatttacacagtatgtctgtgtcccttacagtgtGCTGCATAGTTCaagtttcattttatttgtggttttaatgGATGAAGGTTATAATAATAgcatactgcctatgtgtatatacatgtactttTGTTACTATTTTTCTTCtagttattctcttaagtgttggtgctgctgtaacaagtgaatttccccactgtgggatcaataaagtctattctataggCACGTGTTATCAGAaatccaaagaagaaaaaaatcagcTATGAGCTACGGCTCTATATTTAAAATGGCCATCTTTCTACAAAAGAATATCCTAGAAAGTTAAAAAATTGTGCAATGTTCAAGAAAATTTACATGAAGCTCAAACATTGCAGTAAATGTCAAACAAAGAGGTGGATCTAGATTGAAATACTTTATGGGGCTGTTAAAAAAATTGTTCAATAAAATAATGGCCACAATATGGATTGTTGCGAAGAGTTTGGAGAAACTTCCCCCTTCGCATCTTTAGAGGAATTAGTCACTAAAAAGACGATAAGTTGCAGTTACTGACACAGCCCTGTTTCAGTTTTTAAACACTGCTCCTAAATTCTTGTTGaatgtttgttttaaaaaatatttcacATCCTTTCCACTAGGTACAAAGACAGAAAAATGAGCATAACGATGTGCTTCCTGTTGACAGTGACTGTATGTAAAACAAAAACCCAAACAGGACGACTTGCTGACACGTTTATTAGAGATCTGGGAAATGATATCAGAAAATATTTACAGTCCATAAAAACCAGACAGAAGTTACGTTTCCTAAACATTCAAACTTTACTGAAAACTGTAGCTGTCCAGTTTTTATAATCTGACTAAAGATTACGTTAAAACATAATGGTAGGACATTTGGAGGAGTCATTTCATACCAGCTATAAAGCATGGTGGTTGTAGCATCATGATGTGGTATTGGTGCACTCGCAGGACAGATGCAACTTCATAGGAATTCAGAGCCTTGGAATCAGTTGAGCGTTCCAACAGGAAGCGAAGCTGAGGAGTAAAATCTATCTGTAGTATAGTAAATATAAGCTAATTTCCAAATCAGCTCAGATGTCATACTTGAAATTTCTTATCAAGTGAAGAACATGGACTTGAAAACCCCCATGCATGAATCAGAGGGGACATATAATGTATTTTAAATATATTGTATTAGTTCAATGGTAGGCTGCACAgtgacacagtggttagagctgttgccgtgtagcaagaaggtcctgggttcgcttcccagcctgggatctttctgcatggagttagcatgttctccctgtgcatgcgtgggttctctccgggtactccggcttcctcccacagtccaaaaacatgactgttaggttgattggtctgtctaaattgtccttaggtgtgagtgcatgtgattgtttgtcctgtgtctctgtgttgccctgcgatggactggctctctgtccagggtgtaccccgcctgattgcccattgaccgctggagataggcaccagccaccccccccacgtggacaaagcgggttcagacaatggatggatggatagttcaaTGGTCTAGAAAACATGTTCATGACTTTTTGGCACAAAGTccatctcacataaagcaattttaGCAGTATTATTGACATTTTAGAATAAGGGGTTATTCTATGCAAATTTCCCATTTTGAAACATCTTGTTTTAGTCATAATTCCCAAACGTGGGCAGAAAACAGATTGATGTTTTCATTTTTCAAGTTTAGAGTTAGAGGCAGAAGAGAGCCACATGGCAGCACCAAAAGATGCAAATAGTTCGATTTGCACAATATGTACCCTTTAAGTTTTTAAGGCCTGTTTGCTGTGTCGGATGCCCATTCTGCCTGATTTTCCGCTTAAGGAAAACACTGAACTTATAGTTAGTGGAAAAGAGGCTGGAAAAGTACATCTGTATGCAAACATGTATGTAGAAGCTGTGGAGATTTTGTGTGGATCCACTTGCATTTCTAGAATGGTGAAATTTTGATGTAGGTCTGAACTCTTTAGCCTTTCTATGTGCAGATTTGTAATAATATTTCTATTTTGGGCATGCTTCTGGGTGGTATAATAATGTATTATGAAATAAtacccccaacccccacccccccaaaaatAAATCTCATGAGTCCTCACAGGACTCATGAGGACGATTTTGAAAAAGTAATGAAATCCACCTGAAATTTTCACAGTACACTATTTTTATTGACACATAAAAGCATACAGTACTTAAATACATCTTTCAGAGTATTTACAAATTAAAGAGCCTGTGGATGTTACACACATATAAAAATATGCATCAACATCTATATAAATATGTACACAATGTGCAAAAGATGTGGCATTACAAACAAGAGACATGGCATGGAGGACGGAGACAAGACGGGAGAGCAGTGGAAATCCAACACCATGTTCTTTCCCATCACAGCAACATTTAAAGGCGTGATTTGTCATGATACAGAACCAGTGGGATATGTACGAGGTGCAGACTGTAAAGTAATAGGTAGTTAAGAAACAGCTCTATTTTACCACATTTAGCTTTGGCAAAATCATCAAATTTAAACCAACATTTAAAGCTAAAATTAACTGTTGACCGTAAAATCTAAAGATATAAGGGTAGAGCTAAACATTTAGATACAAATCTAAATATAAGTTTCTTTTTAAATATTTAGAATCAGATCTAAACATAAAACGACGCCTAAACATCGAGAGATGGTGAAGTCTAAACACAAAGTCCAACCTAAACATTTAAATGCAAATCCACACTTTTAAAGTCAAACCAAAACACAGAGCTGTATCTAAATATTTTGTTAAACTTAGATATTTAGAATCAACTCTACACATCTTAAGCTCAATCTGAATATTTATAATCAAATCTATGAATATAAAGTTGTACCTGTATATGAATGTGGTGGTTTTAAATTAAACGTTTATCTCATAGAGTCCCACTAAAATAAAAGAAGGGTAAAGGGACGCCGCTCCCTGTACGACATCGCTGAATGCCTTTGATGGTTAAACTGTGTGGGCTGGTCTAATCTCGTCATGTAGGGAGAACCCAAACAAGACGACTACTGATCCAGGGATGAATGGACTCGCAAATGATGCTACATGCTTTTATTTTAGTGAGCCACTTCCATTTTACGGCACTCTAAAGGAGCAAATATTTAGCTTAAAACTGACACATTTATTATCAGCTATAATTTAATAGATTTAGATTTTATTCTCAATGTCTTTTAGGTTTGTAATTTGTAAAATTGAAAATTAATCTGGTAAAAAGTGACACAACACCCCATCAAATTAGTGTCAAGCAGCTAAATGTGACAAAATGTAGCTGTTAATACTAAATAGTGCAACAGTTAGCTATTTAAACTAAATATGTattactttacaaatggcaccccgtaTATATGACGTGTTTTACAATGCATGACTGGAGTAAAAGCTCTTTAAAAAAGAATCAAAACAGGATTTGACATCCAGTTCAGCACATCACAGAAGAGCAGCTGATTTAGTTTTATCTGCCCTCGTGTGTTATCTAAAGTGGAGTCGCATGGAAACACGCCCTGGCGCAGCCCAGAGCTGTCTGATATGAAACCAGAAATATACACATATGTGGTCCTCTTTAACAGTTGTCACATGGCCGTTACTTTTatcatttataataataataaaaaaagattaaCAAACAAAAGTCAACAACTGAACAAGTTCTACCGCCTTTTTGGCAACAGAGTATCAACGTGCCTAAAACGTGACCAGAATAGCAAAAACAGATGTTTATTCTGAGAGGAATAAAGTAATCACACAGCTAAGCGGTGGCAACACTTGGGCTAAGTCAGATCCCAGACTCTGACACATGCATGGGAATCGATGGGAGCACAAACAAGGACGTGGTCCTCTCTGAGCAGGTTCAGACGCGGGGAGTTTGTGGAAAACACACCAAAAAGGAGGACGTGTGTGCAGTATTTGGCATAATTTCTTCACTCAGTCAAACGTGAATGCATCAGTGGAAGGGTTTAGAGTCAATCAGGCGGGAGGTGTCGCCCTCTAGTGTCTGAGGGCACAACTACAAGAAAAACTGTTGGGATTTTTTTGGTCCCATCCAGATGGAGGAACACACACAGGACACACTTCATCTGTATGTCTGAACTGATTAAAGGGATGCATCGAGTGTAATAAGAGAGGAAACCTCGCCATGCTGAGCCCCTCTTTACAGCTGTGCATCACACCTGGAAATGTGTGCCTTCTCCAAGGCAGGACGGCAGCCGAACTAAAGTCAAAGCTCGTTTTGATGCGGACATTTTCAAGAATGCGTgatataagttttgcttttttttaAACCAGGAAAGAGTCTGAAATAACCAGAACAGTCATGCAGACAGAGAGACAGGAACATGCAAGAGACGGGGGgaaggacatacacacacacacacgagtctgTGGTGGCTGATGAGTTAGATGATTTCATCAGCCAGGAATACTTCtcccatgaaaaaaaaaattggtcACATGACAGGAGGCTCCTAAAGCAAAACAACTCATCAGCTGCCGGTTATTTGAAAGGATATTTCAGACGTTTTGAAATGCTGGTCTATACAGGGGGATGTGAACGTGTGGGCAGCCTTGTTCATCTTCAAGATTTTCgtgtataaatcgttggttgttatgaTAAATTATTTCAGTTAAACATAACAATGGGGACACTCAGTGATGttagagaagtgaaacaaagtttttaGAATTTACAGAAAGAGAGCAATTatcgtttaaacaaaattaggctagTGCATCAATTTGGCATTTTTTTAATTCCAAAATCTTTAAAACTAATTATTGGAGTTCAACATTGGTTTGGTTagttcagtgacccttgacctccacacACAGGTGAGTCCAGTTATGAGAAAAAAGTATTTAAGTGGCCAATTGTAAGTTTTCTCCtctgaatattctctgaagagcagcaacatggggtctcagaacaactctcagtgacctgaaaacaaagatcgttctccatcatggtttaggggaaggagaAAGAAatctgtctcagagatttcagctgtctgtttccacagttaggaacatattgaggaaatggaagaccacaggcacagttctagttaaggctccaagtggcagaccagGGAAATCGCAGAGCAAAGAATGATGAGAACAGTCAGAgtgaacccacagaccagcaccaaggacctacaacatcatcttgcagCACATGAAGCTATTGTGCATCGTCCAACTATTGAGTGCACttcacacaaggagatgctgcatgtgagagtgatgcagaggaagcctttttctCCTCCCACggcacaaacagagctgcttgaggtttgctgaagcacatctggacaagcagcttcattctggaataaggtgctgtgggcTGATGAAACTAGAACTGAGTTATTTGGGGCGTTATGCATGAAGGaacaagaacacagcattccaagaaaaacacctgatgcagtaaaacatggtggtggttacaTTATGATGTAGGCGGTGTGACCATTGCAGGGActtggaatcttgttaaagttgagggacgcatatcagcagtttctgaagacCAGTATCCAgggatcagtgacaaagctgaagctgcaccggggctggatctgtCAACAAgacgaccctaaacactgctcaacatctactaaggcattaatgcagaggaacaagtagaacgttctggaacggccatctcagtccccagacctgaaaatTATTAAAATCTGTGGTGCAAGttaagagagctgtccatgctcagaagccatcacacctgaatgaactagagatgcacAAAATATTGAGTTAAcgcattttccggactataagccgctactttttccccacgctttgaaccatgcggctttagtcaaccagaaaggatggatgctggaaagtctaatgaaggaatggttaaaggagtgctacggaaagcacccaggaggatttttttcacagtaaaacgacgctgcttgttttcccagcttcaccccgggatgatgacagcaacacggagagcgacaccgacatcgccacagaaaaggtatgtgacgaagctcttctgaggctgttcaactcagacaccgaagatgacttcagtggtttcaat
This Nothobranchius furzeri strain GRZ-AD chromosome 16, NfurGRZ-RIMD1, whole genome shotgun sequence DNA region includes the following protein-coding sequences:
- the LOC129166616 gene encoding lipopolysaccharide-induced tumor necrosis factor-alpha factor homolog; this translates as MLPFFQPNQDDAPAAQRPPERIVPSEILGRKPELTQCPFCEEVVVTEIHSQRGGAMWITCFLCLIMGCVAGCCLIPFCMKRLRNIQHVCPECHANIHTHKPL